The following proteins are encoded in a genomic region of Eriocheir sinensis breed Jianghai 21 chromosome 2, ASM2467909v1, whole genome shotgun sequence:
- the LOC127002282 gene encoding uncharacterized protein C1orf112-like isoform X6 encodes MCDHPDDVKTDLEHQVAVGIEPLLMHLRDDEDFIEEVRESTNEETSVVNDWGCHIQLLIAILFPLRSSITHHMNSIVSKIFQATDKGHASLSFPCMMDGVMFGGKPLTAVTLYEHTVMRVCAAVAAFDSQQFELLERDLVHWLLTGQTWSSLLAADVWCFIARYGTSELCKTHCVFLLEILSQTQNTPASNQHLVVAALLSRLMGKLSPSHKDVIMSELRAAKQREKGGGTWLRIILSKSEEMPEPQNSVEGLMQHMNKITSKSANSEDVMNFMESLQETEMQLGGISRNVSAEESLLARLTTPFVLLWTRIPFNYIKCSLVEKLICGLLKVSPSFLSYLSSLQLLQILFSVKTCCLQGSVTVRISICDFMTALGCCPLPQSSHLHATLSVMSDVISDMMKDLNPLVHQYAIDAFVAIGKHTAHEEVLPMCLEGCGGEVREQVTLYLQQTPHSTEQPLLSLLEYQGDKMKKDCTSQQKNDAILIDQMMKLESQQTTSNHHDHHEEFSASKRRRETVSRNGEISDVNILLDSLNRSYSLVKKIKENAVFVDGEDSKKVKTIIERMQHAWDTDESAVVGWATAPQPAFTD; translated from the exons ATGTGTGACCATCCAGATGATGTAAAGACAGATCTTGAGCATCAAGTGGCTGTTGGTATTGAACCACTTTTGATGCATCTCAGGGATGACGAAGATTTTATTGAG GAAGTTCGAGAATCAACGAATGAGGAAACAAGCGTTGTGAATGACTGGGGCTGTCACATTCAGCTCTTGATAGcaattctttttcctctcagAAGCAGCATCACTCATCATATGAACTCCATTGTCTCCAAAATTTTTCAGGCCACAGATAAAG GCCATGCAAGTTTATCCTTTCCATGTATGATGGATGGGGTCATGTTTGGAGGAAAGCCCCTGACTGCTGTAACACTGTATGAACACACAGTGATGCGGGTCTGCGCTGCAGTAGCTGCCTTTGACTCGCAGCAGTTTGAGTTGTTGGAGAGAGACCTGGTGCACTGGCTTCTCACTGGACAAACATGGTCTTCACTTTTAGCTGCCGATGTCTGGTGTTTTATTGCAAG GTATGGAACAAGTGAACTGTGCAAAACACATTGTGTCTTTCTTCTGGAGATTTTGAGTCAGACCCAAAACACCCCGGCCTCTAACCAACACCTAGTGGTGGCTGCCCTCCTATCAAGGCTTATGGGAAAACTTTCTCCCAGCCATAAGGATGTCATCATGTCAGAGCTGCGAGCAGCAAAGCAAAGAG AAAAAGGTGGTGGAACATGGCTCAGGATAATACTCAGTAAGTCTGAAGAAATGCCAGAGCCTCAGAACTCTGTGGAAGGTCTCATGCAGCATATGAATAAAATTACTTCGAAATCTGCTAATAGTGAAGATGTAATGAATTTT ATGGAGAGCCTACAAGAGACAGAAATGCAACTAGGAGGAATTTCAAGAAACGTCAGTGCAGAAGAGTCTTTGTTAGCAAGACTCACTACACCTTTTGTTCTGCTGTGGACAAG GATACCATTTAATTACATCAAATGCTCTCTTGTGGAAAAGCTGATTTGTGGTCTCTTGAAAGTATCACCATCATTCCTGAGCTATCTGTCGAGTTTGCAGTTACTTCAG ATCTTGTTTTCTGTGAAAACTTGCTGCCTTCAAGGATCTGTTACAGTGAGGATCAGTATATGTGACTTCATGACTGCCCTGGGATGCTGCCCTCTCCCTCAGTCCTCTCACCTTCATGCCACTCTAAGTGTCATGTCAG ATGTGATATCGGATATGATGAAGGATTTGAATCCCCTTGTCCATCAGTATGCAATTGATGCTTTTGTTGCAATTGGTAAACATACTGCCCATGAGGAG GTTTTGCCCATGTGCCTGGAGGGGTGTGGAGGAGAAGTGCGAGAACAGGTTACCCTTTACCTTCAGCAAACTCCTCACTCCACTGAACAACCACTTCTTTCACTACTGGAGTACCAGGGTGATAAAATGAAGAAGGACTGTACATCACAACAGAAAAATGATGCCATTTTGATTGATCAAATGATGAAGCTTGAAAGCCAACAAACGACCAGTAATCATCATGATCATCACGAAGAATTCAGTGCATCCAAACGGCGTAGAGAGACTGTGTCACGAAATGGAGAAATTTCTGATGTGAATATATTGCTTGATTCTTTAAACAGGTCTTATTCTCTTgtaaagaaaatcaaagaaaatgctGTGTTTGTTGATGGTGAGGATAGTAAAAAAGTAAAGACCATTATTGAAAGAATGCAGCATGCTTGGGACACTGATGAGTCAGCAGTGGTGGGTTGGGCAACTGCCCCACAGCCTGCTttcactgattga
- the LOC127002259 gene encoding uncharacterized protein LOC127002259 isoform X2 produces the protein MGPQRSASERTSYINNILNASSSSSPSTTCPTTASGGGSSTNTTTNSPSRATPASGVSTFATNTANNNNNNNNNNDNERNESTKTRMSVLAKEEKKMQDIPGPSVSAGPRAARGKPPSNVRGERSAPVRRAVPKRPKRVTSFTHHELIAQGWALAVQWIGLAVRAMVWLGNLTIDVVVMSSRLFLHLLVVVWAHLLEYWTTAGLALQHYWMKFTGLFSKKEKEEKKLPGRDKKLPRGLDINISLPTTGDEAMKRLLACKGKDPYSILGVTQDCTDEDIKKYYKRQAFLVHPDKNKQPGAEEAFKILAHAFEIIGEPERRREYDVRLAEEVQLEGAWGELASLLTRLQEKLDEAANTIRCTNCNKRHRRVKLPRPIYAARHCAECQIHHAAREGDIWAESTLLGLRWRYYACMEGAVYDISEWAACQSDNLKHLQANTHSVQYRIVSGKKTPPSKNNTPEFPSDPDLEEFFNNLCKEKFGKSYASGSNPGGGQQVPDTRKRKGKKKK, from the exons ATGGGGCCTCAGAGAAGTGCATCTGA ACGAACATCATACATCAACAACATTCTCAATGCCAGCAGTTCGTCATCTCCCTCCACCACATGTCCAACCACGGCATCTGGTGGTGGTAGTTCCACAAATACCACTACAAATAGCCCAAGCCGTGCTACTCCTGCCTCTGGTGTTTCAACATTTGCCACCAACACagccaacaacaataataacaacaataataacaatgataatgagcGAAATGAGAGCACTAAGACGAGGATGTCTGTGTTggctaaggaagaaaagaaaatgcaag ATATTCCCGGGCCGTCAGTAAGTGCAGGGCCTCGTGCTGCACGGGGAAAGCCTCCTTCCAATGTTAGAGGTGAACGCAGTGCTCCAGTTAGACGCGCTGTACCAAAGCGACCCAAGAGAGTCACATCATTCACACaccatg AGCTTATCGCACAGGGATGGGCATTGGCAGTGCAATGGATAGGGCTAGCAGTACGTGCGATGGTGTGGCTTGGTAACCTGACAATAGATGTTGTGGTGATGAGCTCTCGACTCTTCTTACAccttttggtggtggtgtgggcccATTTGTTGGAATACTGGACTACTGCTGGTCTTGCCCTCCAGCACTACTGGATGAAATTCACTGGTCTCTTTtccaagaaggagaaagaagaaaaaaagctgcCTG GACGGGATAAAAAACTGCCGCGGGGTCTAGATATCAACATATCACTGCCCACCACTGGGGATGAGGCCATGAAGCGCCTCCTGGCATGCAAGGGAAAAGACCCATACAGCATCTTGGGGGTGACTCAGGATTGTACTGATGAAGATATCAAGAAGTACTACAAAAGACAAGCATTTCTTGTGCATccagataaaaacaaacaacctGGAGCAGAGGAAGCGTTCAAGATCTTAGCTCATGCTTTTGAGATCATTGGAGAGCCA GAGCGGCGGAGAGAATATGATGTTCGTTTGGCAGAGGAAGTGCAGTTGGAAGGTGCATGGGGGGAACTTGCCTCACTCCTCACTCGATTACAAGAGAAGTTGGATGAGGCAGCCAACACTATAAGGTGCACCAACTGTAATAAGAGACATAGACGGGTCAAGCTTCCGAGACCAATTTATGCTGCTAGGCACTGTGCTGAGTGTCAAATACATCATGCAGCCAGGGAG GGAGATATTTGGGCTGAAAGTACACTGCTCGGGTTACGTTGGAGATACTATGCTTGTATGGAAGGTGCTGTTTACGACATAAGTGAATGGGCTGCTTGCCAGAGTGATAACCTGAAGCACTTGCAGGCCAACACTCACAGTGTACAATACCGCATTGTTTCAGGGAAGAAAACCCCCCCTTCCAAAAACAACACCCCAGAATTTCCTAG TGATCCAGACCTAGAGGAATTTTTCAACAATTTGTGCAAAGAGAAATTTGGGAAGAGTTATGCATCAGGGAGCAATCCAGGTGGAGGTCAACAGGTGCCAGACACTcgcaagaggaagggaaagaagaaaaaatga
- the LOC127002259 gene encoding mucin-5AC-like isoform X1, with the protein MMAGSEERWREGSGATAGALGHLLERMTNDFTPQHDSHHYQPGFVPSASPPWTNSGQAPLTSLGSPMPSLQTSHTSLGSQIPPLQVNHNSLGSQVPTMQSAHSNIGPQMTPLQPVTTSAPGTMPPGPQLTGSSARSYSVSQDLFSELDGGRSPLLRSSSDLGLRLNHYHGQGNHYSDGRLDGFMDSSIDSLDGMLVSGHDSAFYLEVQRGPSAPSGTPPLQGEGQSLSPAAVPPPEFSFYSHENDRIIEGETMNNISAKFSNFTASLGSWFSPFDPFRSNLTAAQSKSQSPSRSSGLGARTETKPRKETNGSQQCNTNQVSVAQPTKANKPSYSDVLSKNPVQEGKLNAPTPPLNSRSSSSNSNSSCTTASNQHAQSTQNPSPSPAASRPEQKARGNMAKASKTRSSNSNTNGSTGDQARRQSSRVENPLSQVTMDEFELTDRNLGNGSISAYEHYDWGEYPTSSNTTTTTSTTLGSGSSVLKSSSSSPTHQAKKLSSKGDTKKNTPEKSISGVPVEGEIMKGSGDQLNNKLSSSHQKQPPKRTSYINNILNASSSSSPSTTCPTTASGGGSSTNTTTNSPSRATPASGVSTFATNTANNNNNNNNNNDNERNESTKTRMSVLAKEEKKMQDIPGPSVSAGPRAARGKPPSNVRGERSAPVRRAVPKRPKRVTSFTHHELIAQGWALAVQWIGLAVRAMVWLGNLTIDVVVMSSRLFLHLLVVVWAHLLEYWTTAGLALQHYWMKFTGLFSKKEKEEKKLPGRDKKLPRGLDINISLPTTGDEAMKRLLACKGKDPYSILGVTQDCTDEDIKKYYKRQAFLVHPDKNKQPGAEEAFKILAHAFEIIGEPERRREYDVRLAEEVQLEGAWGELASLLTRLQEKLDEAANTIRCTNCNKRHRRVKLPRPIYAARHCAECQIHHAAREGDIWAESTLLGLRWRYYACMEGAVYDISEWAACQSDNLKHLQANTHSVQYRIVSGKKTPPSKNNTPEFPSDPDLEEFFNNLCKEKFGKSYASGSNPGGGQQVPDTRKRKGKKKK; encoded by the exons ATGATGGCGGGCAGCGAGGAGCGGTGGCGAGAGGGGTCAGGTGCCACTGCTGGAGCCCTTGGTCATCTCTTAGAGCGCATGACTAATGACTTCACACCTCAGCACGATTCCCATCACTACCAGCCTGGTTTTGTACCCTCAGCCTCTCCTCCTTGGACCAACTCTGGGCAGGCTCCATTAACTAGCTTGGGATCTCCCATGCCCTCCCTCCAAACATCACACACAAGCCTTGGCTCCCAAATCCCACCTTTGCAAGTAAACCACAACAGTCTTGGCTCACAAGTTCCTACTATGCAATCGGCACACAGTAACATTGGGCCTCAGATGACTCCTTTACAGCCCGTAACCACAAGTGCCCCTGGAACCATGCCTCCTGGCCCACAACTTACAGGGTCATCAGCCAGGAGTTACTCCGTCAGCCAAGATTTGTTTTCAGAGCTTGATGGAGGGAGGAGCCCCCTTCTTCGGTCCTCCTCAGACTTAGGTCTGCGCTTGAATCATTACCATGGGCAAGGAAACCACTACAGTGACGGAAGACTTGATGGATTTATGGATTCTAGCATTGACTCTCTCGATGGTATGTTAGTGAGTGGTCATGATTCTGCCTTTTATCTTGAAGTGCAAAGAGGGCCAAGTGCACCCTCAGGCACTCCTCCTCTACAAGGTGAAGGGCAAAGTCTCAGCCCTGCTGCAGTACCTCCTCCAGAATTCAGTTTTTATTCTCATGAAAATGATAgaataatagaaggggaaacaaTGAATAATATTTCTGCAAAGTTTTCAAATTTTACTGCTTCCCTTGGAAGTTGGTTCAGCCCCTTTGATCCTTTTCGAAGCAATCTTACAGCTGCTCAAAGCAAATCACAGAGTCCTTCCAGAAGCTCTGGGCTGGGAGCCAGAACAGAAACCAAGCCTAGAAAGGAGACCAATGGATCCCAACAGTGCAACACCAACCAGGTATCTGTAGCCCAACCAACAAAAGCCAATAAGCCTTCATATTCTGATGTATTGAGCAAAAATCCAGTGCAGGAAGGGAAACTAAATGCTCCAACACCACCTTTGaatagcagaagtagtagcagtaatagtaacagtagttgtACAACTGCTTCCAATCAGCATGCTCAGAGCACACAAAACCCTTCACCAAGTCCTGCAGCCTCCCGTCCGGAGCAGAAGGCTCGTGGCAACATGGCAAAAGCAAGCAAAACTCGCAGCTCCAACAGTAACACTAATGGATCAACAGGGGATCAAGCTCGTAGACAGTCCAGCAGAGTAGAGAACCCCCTCTCTCAAGTTACCATGGATGAGTTTGAACTGACTGACAGAAATTTGGGAAATGGTTCCATTAGTGCATATGAGCACTATGACTGGGGGGAATATCCCACCAGCAgcaacacgaccaccaccacatcaactaCTCTGGGCAGTGGATCATCAGTTTTAAAATCATCTTCCAGCAGCCCCACACATCAAGCTAAGAAATTATCATCTAAAGGAGATACCAAGAAGAACACTCCAGAGAAGAGCATTAGTGGTGTCCCTGTTGAAGGGGAGATAATGAAAGGAAGTGGTGATCAGCTAAACAAcaagctctcctcctctcatcaaaAACAGCCACCCAA ACGAACATCATACATCAACAACATTCTCAATGCCAGCAGTTCGTCATCTCCCTCCACCACATGTCCAACCACGGCATCTGGTGGTGGTAGTTCCACAAATACCACTACAAATAGCCCAAGCCGTGCTACTCCTGCCTCTGGTGTTTCAACATTTGCCACCAACACagccaacaacaataataacaacaataataacaatgataatgagcGAAATGAGAGCACTAAGACGAGGATGTCTGTGTTggctaaggaagaaaagaaaatgcaag ATATTCCCGGGCCGTCAGTAAGTGCAGGGCCTCGTGCTGCACGGGGAAAGCCTCCTTCCAATGTTAGAGGTGAACGCAGTGCTCCAGTTAGACGCGCTGTACCAAAGCGACCCAAGAGAGTCACATCATTCACACaccatg AGCTTATCGCACAGGGATGGGCATTGGCAGTGCAATGGATAGGGCTAGCAGTACGTGCGATGGTGTGGCTTGGTAACCTGACAATAGATGTTGTGGTGATGAGCTCTCGACTCTTCTTACAccttttggtggtggtgtgggcccATTTGTTGGAATACTGGACTACTGCTGGTCTTGCCCTCCAGCACTACTGGATGAAATTCACTGGTCTCTTTtccaagaaggagaaagaagaaaaaaagctgcCTG GACGGGATAAAAAACTGCCGCGGGGTCTAGATATCAACATATCACTGCCCACCACTGGGGATGAGGCCATGAAGCGCCTCCTGGCATGCAAGGGAAAAGACCCATACAGCATCTTGGGGGTGACTCAGGATTGTACTGATGAAGATATCAAGAAGTACTACAAAAGACAAGCATTTCTTGTGCATccagataaaaacaaacaacctGGAGCAGAGGAAGCGTTCAAGATCTTAGCTCATGCTTTTGAGATCATTGGAGAGCCA GAGCGGCGGAGAGAATATGATGTTCGTTTGGCAGAGGAAGTGCAGTTGGAAGGTGCATGGGGGGAACTTGCCTCACTCCTCACTCGATTACAAGAGAAGTTGGATGAGGCAGCCAACACTATAAGGTGCACCAACTGTAATAAGAGACATAGACGGGTCAAGCTTCCGAGACCAATTTATGCTGCTAGGCACTGTGCTGAGTGTCAAATACATCATGCAGCCAGGGAG GGAGATATTTGGGCTGAAAGTACACTGCTCGGGTTACGTTGGAGATACTATGCTTGTATGGAAGGTGCTGTTTACGACATAAGTGAATGGGCTGCTTGCCAGAGTGATAACCTGAAGCACTTGCAGGCCAACACTCACAGTGTACAATACCGCATTGTTTCAGGGAAGAAAACCCCCCCTTCCAAAAACAACACCCCAGAATTTCCTAG TGATCCAGACCTAGAGGAATTTTTCAACAATTTGTGCAAAGAGAAATTTGGGAAGAGTTATGCATCAGGGAGCAATCCAGGTGGAGGTCAACAGGTGCCAGACACTcgcaagaggaagggaaagaagaaaaaatga